From one Peredibacter starrii genomic stretch:
- a CDS encoding HD domain-containing phosphohydrolase, with protein MLETLLHTEVTELESEEKALSFLKNLDSVPSMIIYDYTPNAYLLEDFIGYLRDNSKLVRIVVLVDKIREEGKELLKDQHQMILMDESTLPGALVEESKKLFAGSPFLNEEQYSRIDINFLAILDGINKNLFIRIGNDKFIKIFHEDDNTDVLDLTKYKSKGINYFYLTRDTAMWVINQIQNQIDIFLKANNFRFVLRGASDSPEKRFEQKILRIDDEVHVDKDFKESIEKAVEKIRAIVEKEAKVDAFLRVLKENQNHYALFTQKMNLTSLMSCVLAKQLDWISKTTMDKLVYASVVSDITLAVRPELLKIPNLHEFERVKNTLSEEDQKIFLSHPKDAANLIKRYFTSAPPDTDALVYQHHEFPDGSGFPLGLRAEKISPLSALFIVATDFSFYYLQDDEPTMDDFLLKCHSRYDFVNFRKVIKALEKVKRR; from the coding sequence GTGCTCGAAACACTCCTTCATACAGAAGTAACTGAACTTGAATCAGAGGAAAAGGCACTTTCCTTCCTAAAGAACCTGGACTCAGTTCCGAGTATGATCATCTACGATTACACTCCGAACGCCTACCTGTTGGAAGATTTCATCGGTTATCTGAGAGACAATTCTAAATTAGTTCGTATCGTGGTGCTGGTAGATAAAATTCGCGAAGAAGGAAAAGAGCTCCTGAAGGATCAGCATCAAATGATTCTGATGGATGAATCGACTCTTCCTGGTGCTCTGGTTGAAGAATCTAAAAAGCTCTTCGCGGGATCTCCTTTTTTAAATGAAGAGCAGTACAGCCGAATCGACATTAACTTCCTGGCGATTCTGGACGGGATCAACAAGAACCTTTTTATCCGCATCGGCAACGATAAATTCATTAAGATCTTCCACGAAGATGACAATACCGATGTTCTGGATCTGACGAAATATAAGAGTAAGGGCATTAATTATTTCTACCTCACTCGTGATACTGCCATGTGGGTCATTAATCAGATTCAAAATCAAATCGATATTTTCCTTAAGGCCAATAACTTCCGTTTCGTTTTAAGAGGGGCGAGTGATTCTCCGGAGAAGAGATTCGAACAAAAAATTCTACGCATTGATGATGAAGTTCACGTAGATAAGGACTTCAAAGAATCCATCGAGAAAGCGGTGGAGAAAATTCGCGCCATCGTCGAGAAAGAAGCCAAGGTCGATGCATTCCTGAGAGTCTTGAAAGAGAATCAGAATCATTATGCTCTTTTTACTCAAAAGATGAATCTTACTAGTCTTATGTCGTGTGTGCTTGCTAAGCAGCTCGATTGGATCTCAAAAACCACCATGGATAAACTCGTTTATGCGTCGGTTGTGAGTGACATTACACTCGCAGTTAGACCTGAACTTTTGAAGATTCCTAATCTTCATGAATTCGAACGCGTTAAAAATACACTTTCTGAAGAAGATCAGAAGATCTTTTTGTCTCACCCGAAAGACGCTGCGAATCTCATCAAACGTTATTTTACTTCTGCTCCGCCAGATACAGATGCATTGGTTTACCAACATCATGAATTTCCGGATGGAAGCGGATTTCCATTGGGCCTTCGCGCCGAAAAGATTTCACCTCTCTCAGCTTTGTTCATAGTGGCCACGGACTTTTCATTCTATTACTTACAGGATGACGAGCCGACTATGGACGACTTTCTTTTGAAGTGCCATAGTCGTTATGACTTTGTGAACTTCCGTAAAGTCATTAAAGCTTTAGAGAAGGTGAAAAGAAGATGA
- the dnaE gene encoding DNA polymerase III subunit alpha has product MKNPFLGSDFQNTRQDSFVHLHLHSQYSLLDGAIRLGDLFKRAKELEMPAIACTDHGNMFGGIDFYTRAISSGIKPILGSEIYFTPGSRHDRRAPKNLKTLDSQDEVEGKHQIHHLILLCKNLTGYRNLCKLLSKAYQEGFYYKPRADVELLREFSEGLIATSACLKGEVGYNLFTGQDDRALQAAMKFREIYKDDFYLEIQENGIPEQVDVNKKIINFAKDYSIPLVATNDCHYLTREDAAAQEVLMCIQTGKTFEDEKRMKLSTTEFYFKSAQEMRQAFSYVPEACNNTLRIADACNLEIRWQDEKGKQIYLLPKFEITTQETEEDYFARKSREGLEERFNGPHFKHLVTKDNWETEIKPQYLDRLEVEVGLIKQMGFTGYFLIVSDFIGWSKANGIPVGPGRGSGAGSIVAYALKITNVDPIPYNLLFERFINPERISMPDFDIDFCQDRRQEVIEYVTKKYGEERVGQIITFGTLSAKAVLRDVSRVFALPYAEADALAKLVPEELGIELQDAIDKEPKLKELEDNDPKVRRILQIGKRLEGLNRHAGIHAAGVIITNEPLVTYCPLFRGAKGEQVVQFDKDFSEKIGLVKFDFLGLKTLTVISNAEKFVRRDLKADFDIEDIDMNDASVYDMISEGKTVGVFQLESSGMQDLCKRIKPGSIDDITAINALYRPGPMGMGMHLKFAEIKNKINGAIEEYAFEELKPVLKDTYGIIVYQEQVMNVARVIGGYSLGQADMLRRAMGKKKAEEMAAHKEIFRKGALERGFDEEKSIVLFDLMEKFAEYGFNKSHAVAYSVVAYQTAFLKKYYPAQFFAALLGTEINNKEKITAYIAEAKEFDIEILPPDVNESLWLFNVIGNTRIRFGLGAVKGVGEGAVDDIVKERTENGPFKGFVDFCERVNLKSVNKRVMEALIKVGAFDSCEKYNRKTLLENMEFIVAFAEKKQEEKLMGQTSLFDMGEVTQSSEEHLNIAESAEFDEKQKLSHEAELLGIYVSGHPLMRFKDIMEKLTSMNLSQIHELPTVPKPEGFNPRRGDEHDPSKRSVVIAGMISESKVILSKKGDKMAFVTLEDLHGKIECIFFPKVFAEFQQFLTADEPLVLSGYVSLEDVKKFFPTKVGFLKNESEERVTSVRVNVPLQNLNAYSLSQMKQILLSYRGSVPIHFIFETSEGRARMPLDDNFLVSPSPQMAAKLNELLNTNSVSFIVDGKVEEVKQ; this is encoded by the coding sequence ATGAAAAACCCCTTCCTTGGAAGTGATTTTCAAAATACCCGTCAGGACAGTTTTGTTCACCTGCATTTGCATAGTCAGTATTCACTACTGGATGGTGCAATTCGTTTAGGTGATTTGTTCAAGAGGGCCAAAGAACTTGAGATGCCGGCCATTGCATGTACTGATCACGGTAACATGTTTGGTGGTATTGATTTTTATACTCGTGCCATCTCTTCTGGTATCAAGCCAATCCTTGGTTCAGAGATTTATTTCACTCCAGGCTCTCGTCACGATCGTCGTGCTCCTAAAAACTTAAAGACTCTTGATTCTCAGGACGAAGTAGAAGGGAAGCACCAGATTCACCACTTGATTCTTCTTTGTAAAAACCTGACCGGTTACCGAAACCTGTGTAAGCTTTTATCTAAGGCCTATCAGGAAGGGTTCTACTACAAGCCAAGAGCTGATGTGGAACTACTTAGAGAATTCTCAGAAGGATTAATTGCGACTTCAGCATGTTTGAAAGGTGAAGTAGGTTATAACCTCTTTACTGGTCAAGATGATCGCGCGCTTCAAGCGGCGATGAAGTTTCGTGAAATCTATAAAGATGATTTTTATCTGGAAATTCAAGAGAACGGAATTCCTGAACAGGTTGATGTTAACAAAAAGATCATCAACTTCGCGAAGGACTATTCGATTCCTCTTGTTGCAACCAATGACTGTCACTATCTGACTCGTGAAGATGCTGCCGCCCAAGAAGTTCTCATGTGTATTCAAACTGGTAAAACGTTTGAAGATGAAAAACGCATGAAGCTTTCTACGACAGAGTTCTATTTCAAGTCGGCCCAGGAAATGCGTCAGGCCTTCAGCTATGTTCCTGAAGCTTGTAACAACACTTTAAGAATTGCTGATGCTTGTAACCTTGAGATTCGTTGGCAGGATGAGAAAGGTAAGCAGATTTACCTTCTTCCAAAATTTGAAATTACAACTCAGGAAACTGAAGAAGATTACTTCGCTCGTAAATCGAGAGAAGGACTTGAAGAGCGCTTCAATGGTCCTCACTTTAAACATCTCGTAACAAAAGATAATTGGGAAACTGAGATTAAGCCTCAGTATCTTGATCGACTTGAAGTGGAAGTTGGACTCATTAAGCAAATGGGATTCACTGGTTACTTCCTGATCGTATCGGACTTCATCGGCTGGTCTAAGGCCAATGGAATTCCAGTTGGTCCGGGTCGTGGTTCTGGTGCCGGTTCAATTGTTGCTTATGCATTGAAAATTACCAACGTTGACCCGATTCCATATAACCTTCTCTTCGAGCGTTTCATTAACCCTGAACGTATTTCGATGCCCGACTTTGATATCGACTTCTGTCAGGACCGTCGTCAGGAAGTAATTGAATACGTAACTAAAAAATATGGTGAAGAGCGCGTAGGGCAGATCATTACCTTTGGTACACTTTCTGCAAAAGCGGTTCTTCGTGACGTATCACGTGTGTTTGCTCTTCCATATGCGGAAGCAGATGCTCTTGCGAAGCTCGTACCGGAAGAACTTGGTATTGAACTTCAGGATGCCATTGATAAAGAACCTAAGCTTAAAGAGCTTGAAGATAATGATCCTAAAGTAAGACGTATTCTTCAAATTGGTAAACGACTTGAAGGTCTTAACCGTCACGCGGGTATTCACGCTGCCGGAGTAATCATTACCAACGAACCACTTGTGACTTACTGTCCGCTTTTCCGCGGGGCCAAGGGTGAACAGGTCGTTCAGTTCGATAAAGACTTCTCGGAAAAAATTGGTCTGGTTAAGTTCGACTTCTTAGGACTAAAAACTCTGACTGTGATTTCAAACGCAGAGAAGTTTGTTCGTCGTGATTTAAAGGCCGACTTCGATATTGAAGACATCGATATGAACGATGCTTCTGTCTACGACATGATCTCAGAAGGAAAAACCGTAGGGGTGTTCCAACTAGAGTCATCAGGGATGCAGGATCTTTGTAAACGAATTAAGCCAGGTTCTATCGATGATATTACCGCGATCAACGCCCTCTATCGTCCAGGTCCGATGGGCATGGGGATGCACTTAAAATTTGCCGAGATCAAAAACAAAATTAACGGTGCTATTGAAGAATATGCTTTTGAAGAACTAAAACCAGTTCTGAAAGATACTTACGGAATTATCGTTTACCAAGAGCAGGTAATGAACGTTGCTCGAGTGATCGGTGGTTACTCGCTTGGACAAGCGGACATGCTTCGTCGAGCGATGGGGAAGAAGAAAGCTGAAGAAATGGCCGCTCATAAAGAGATTTTCCGAAAGGGTGCTCTTGAGCGTGGCTTCGATGAAGAGAAATCAATCGTACTTTTCGACTTGATGGAGAAATTCGCTGAATACGGATTCAACAAGTCCCATGCGGTTGCTTACTCGGTAGTTGCCTATCAGACAGCGTTTTTAAAGAAGTATTATCCGGCCCAGTTCTTTGCTGCTCTTCTCGGTACCGAGATCAACAACAAAGAAAAGATCACGGCGTATATCGCTGAGGCCAAAGAGTTTGATATTGAAATCCTTCCACCGGATGTTAACGAGTCGTTATGGCTGTTCAACGTAATCGGTAACACTCGTATTCGTTTCGGTCTTGGTGCCGTGAAGGGCGTGGGTGAAGGTGCGGTAGATGATATCGTAAAAGAGCGCACAGAAAATGGTCCTTTTAAGGGCTTCGTTGATTTCTGTGAACGCGTAAATCTTAAATCTGTGAACAAGCGTGTGATGGAGGCCCTGATTAAAGTAGGTGCTTTCGATTCATGCGAAAAATACAACCGTAAGACACTTCTTGAGAACATGGAGTTTATCGTTGCCTTCGCTGAGAAGAAGCAGGAAGAAAAACTCATGGGTCAAACTTCACTCTTTGATATGGGTGAGGTGACTCAAAGTTCTGAAGAGCATTTAAACATTGCTGAGTCTGCTGAGTTTGATGAGAAACAAAAACTTTCCCACGAAGCCGAACTTTTGGGGATTTATGTTTCTGGTCACCCGCTGATGAGATTCAAAGATATCATGGAGAAACTAACTTCCATGAATCTCTCTCAGATCCATGAACTTCCGACTGTGCCTAAGCCTGAGGGCTTTAATCCTCGTCGTGGGGACGAACACGATCCTTCTAAACGAAGTGTTGTGATTGCCGGTATGATTTCAGAATCTAAGGTCATCCTGAGCAAGAAGGGTGATAAAATGGCCTTCGTGACTCTTGAAGACTTACATGGAAAAATTGAATGTATTTTCTTCCCGAAAGTCTTTGCTGAGTTTCAGCAGTTTTTGACTGCCGATGAGCCACTTGTACTTTCTGGTTACGTGAGTCTGGAAGACGTGAAGAAATTCTTCCCGACCAAGGTTGGTTTCCTTAAGAATGAATCGGAAGAGCGCGTAACTTCGGTACGGGTAAATGTTCCACTTCAAAACCTAAATGCTTACTCGCTTTCGCAAATGAAGCAGATCCTTTTAAGTTACCGGGGTTCAGTGCCAATTCACTTTATCTTTGAAACTTCTGAGGGCCGTGCTCGTATGCCTCTGGATGATAACTTCTTAGTGAGCCCATCTCCGCAGATGGCCGCAAAACTCAATGAGCTTCTCAATACCAACTCTGTGTCTTTCATCGTTGACGGTAAAGTAGAGGAAGTTAAACAGTGA
- a CDS encoding fatty acid desaturase, translating to MKKLGYSFKELDLFNLIFITSIPVIGIVLLILHIWLEGLNPYLLIPAAVMYILTGFSITGGYHRLFAHRSYQANPLIKLFYLLFGAAAGENSVLKWATDHRIHHQNVDTDGDPYDINQGFFYAHVGWIIRNQNLSNANYPKDLTNDKLVMWQDRNLLSITVLVNVIPCLIMGYLTGSWIGSFAIVGFLRVAGVQHATFFINSLCHMLGKRPYDDTQTARDSFFLALLTFGEGYHNFHHTFQLDYRNGIRWYQWDPTKWAVNLMSRVGLATNLKRTSELSILKAKMNVLANKYNHSHDHKMTLEELSLQVQVALKKLDDLKKEYRLKKEQKAAEFHLQMEELKARIQQAKAEFQELYAQWEMGLLSMQMATNHAT from the coding sequence GTGAAAAAACTTGGATATTCATTTAAAGAACTCGATCTCTTCAACTTGATTTTCATCACTTCCATTCCGGTGATTGGAATTGTGTTACTCATTCTACATATTTGGTTAGAGGGCCTTAACCCTTACCTATTGATTCCTGCTGCCGTGATGTACATTCTTACGGGCTTTTCTATCACTGGTGGTTACCACCGTTTATTCGCTCACCGTTCGTATCAGGCGAATCCTCTTATAAAACTTTTTTATCTTCTATTCGGAGCGGCCGCTGGAGAGAACTCTGTTCTAAAATGGGCAACAGATCACCGTATTCATCATCAGAACGTAGATACCGATGGAGATCCGTACGATATCAATCAAGGATTTTTCTACGCTCACGTCGGTTGGATTATCCGAAATCAAAACTTATCAAATGCTAATTATCCGAAGGATCTCACTAACGACAAACTCGTTATGTGGCAGGATCGTAACCTTCTCTCTATCACTGTATTAGTTAACGTTATTCCATGTCTTATCATGGGATATCTGACAGGTTCATGGATTGGAAGCTTTGCCATTGTTGGGTTTTTAAGAGTGGCAGGCGTTCAACACGCGACTTTTTTCATCAACTCTCTTTGTCACATGTTGGGCAAGCGTCCTTATGACGATACACAAACAGCTCGTGACTCATTCTTCCTGGCCCTACTGACTTTTGGTGAGGGTTACCATAATTTCCACCATACATTCCAGTTGGATTACCGTAATGGAATTCGTTGGTATCAATGGGACCCAACAAAATGGGCGGTAAATCTTATGTCTCGCGTGGGTCTGGCCACAAACCTGAAGCGAACTTCTGAACTTAGTATTCTCAAGGCGAAAATGAATGTTCTCGCCAATAAATATAATCACTCGCATGATCACAAAATGACTCTGGAAGAACTTTCTCTTCAGGTTCAAGTTGCTTTAAAAAAATTGGATGACCTCAAAAAAGAATACAGGCTTAAAAAAGAACAAAAAGCCGCTGAATTTCATCTTCAAATGGAAGAGCTAAAGGCACGTATCCAACAGGCCAAGGCCGAGTTCCAGGAGCTTTATGCTCAATGGGAGATGGGTCTTCTTTCAATGCAAATGGCGACAAATCATGCGACCTAA
- a CDS encoding siderophore-interacting protein has protein sequence MDKQPKRVSHELKVRTLTVKRITDVTPSIRRITLTGEELNGFVSSAPEDHVKVFFPLPGQTKPLIPTIIEGKPVLPEGAIGRDYTPRRYDPTSNELDLEFVLHKKGPASVWAAQAEVGQQLGIAGPRGSFIYPEFDWYLFIGDESAMPSFARRLEETPAGTKVIALLEIEDETQKYPFSTKAELNITWLSRNGKAKGDFMAFEEGLKNIELPKGEPLAIISGEMSVTKILKSTLIKSYNFKEENIKATGYWK, from the coding sequence ATGGATAAACAACCTAAACGCGTAAGTCATGAACTCAAAGTTCGCACACTCACCGTTAAACGAATCACAGACGTAACGCCGTCTATTCGTAGAATCACATTAACCGGAGAAGAGCTGAACGGATTTGTTTCCAGCGCTCCGGAAGATCATGTCAAAGTCTTCTTTCCACTTCCTGGCCAGACCAAGCCACTCATTCCAACCATCATTGAAGGTAAACCAGTTCTTCCGGAAGGGGCCATAGGCCGCGATTACACTCCTAGAAGATATGATCCAACATCAAATGAACTAGACCTGGAATTTGTTCTGCACAAAAAAGGGCCCGCTAGTGTTTGGGCCGCACAAGCGGAAGTAGGACAGCAATTGGGCATTGCAGGTCCCCGAGGATCATTCATTTATCCGGAATTTGATTGGTACCTATTCATCGGCGATGAATCGGCCATGCCTTCTTTTGCGCGACGTCTGGAGGAAACTCCGGCCGGCACTAAAGTTATTGCTCTCTTAGAGATCGAAGACGAAACTCAAAAGTATCCCTTCTCAACTAAGGCCGAACTGAATATCACTTGGCTTTCGCGCAACGGTAAGGCCAAGGGCGATTTTATGGCATTTGAGGAAGGTTTGAAGAATATCGAACTCCCAAAAGGTGAACCACTGGCCATTATAAGCGGTGAAATGAGTGTCACAAAAATCTTAAAATCGACTCTTATTAAGTCTTATAACTTTAAAGAAGAAAATATTAAGGCCACAGGCTATTGGAAGTAG
- the mtnB gene encoding methylthioribulose 1-phosphate dehydratase, translated as MFTGQNLKLTEELLEAIRFFNHKGWSPATSTNYSARAENKSEYIISRSGVDKSKFCSSDLILINAKGEVLPPFNQPGIKSSAETEIHTALYDMFPEVNCVLHTHSVLGTVLSHSLVKEKQIRFEGFEILKGLEGNKTHELVETLPIVPNSQVMSEILNNIKGRLDKNVHGFLIAGHGLYTWGKDIATAKRHVETYEFLFECYHTMRRI; from the coding sequence ATGTTCACCGGTCAAAATTTAAAGCTAACAGAAGAACTACTGGAGGCCATCCGCTTTTTTAATCATAAAGGCTGGTCCCCTGCTACTTCTACGAACTATTCAGCTCGTGCTGAAAACAAATCGGAATATATTATTTCGCGTTCTGGAGTTGATAAAAGTAAGTTCTGCAGTTCTGATCTGATTTTGATCAATGCAAAAGGTGAAGTGCTTCCTCCTTTCAATCAACCAGGAATTAAATCATCAGCTGAAACTGAAATTCATACTGCTTTGTATGACATGTTCCCGGAAGTGAACTGCGTTCTTCATACCCATTCTGTTCTTGGCACGGTTCTTTCTCACTCTTTAGTGAAAGAGAAACAAATTCGATTCGAAGGATTCGAGATTCTGAAAGGTCTTGAAGGAAATAAAACTCACGAGCTCGTTGAGACACTTCCGATTGTTCCTAACTCTCAGGTCATGTCTGAAATTCTAAATAATATTAAAGGTCGCCTCGATAAAAATGTTCACGGTTTCCTAATTGCAGGACATGGACTTTATACATGGGGCAAAGACATCGCGACAGCGAAACGCCACGTTGAGACTTACGAATTTTTATTTGAGTGTTACCACACGATGAGGAGAATCTAA
- a CDS encoding 1,2-dihydroxy-3-keto-5-methylthiopentene dioxygenase — protein sequence MAVLTLLDPERKEIRDPKDIKTFMNDRGIIFEQWQASLPLKDSDSQETILKAYEHELGPYMKKHGYQSADVINVHKDTPNVEAIRAKFLNEHTHSEDEVRFFVDGEGQFFFHLADRQEVFKLLCEKGDFISVPKGYTHWFDLAPKYHVKAIRVFQTPEGWVASYTNSGKEQKYNQ from the coding sequence ATGGCCGTTCTAACTCTCCTGGATCCGGAAAGAAAAGAAATCCGTGACCCAAAAGACATTAAAACTTTCATGAATGATCGCGGAATCATTTTTGAGCAGTGGCAAGCATCACTGCCTCTTAAGGACTCTGATTCTCAGGAAACGATCCTTAAGGCCTATGAGCATGAGCTTGGCCCTTATATGAAAAAGCATGGCTACCAGAGTGCTGACGTGATTAACGTGCACAAAGATACTCCAAATGTAGAGGCCATTCGCGCAAAGTTTTTGAATGAGCACACTCACTCAGAAGACGAAGTGAGATTCTTCGTGGATGGTGAAGGACAGTTTTTCTTTCACTTAGCTGATCGTCAGGAAGTGTTTAAACTTCTTTGTGAGAAGGGTGACTTTATCTCTGTTCCAAAGGGCTACACTCACTGGTTCGATCTAGCTCCTAAGTATCATGTGAAGGCCATCCGCGTTTTCCAAACTCCGGAAGGATGGGTAGCAAGCTATACAAATA